DNA from Corynebacterium stationis:
GACGAAATCCGCCGTCACCGATGACAGTCTCGAGTCCCTGGGGCAAGCGGTCAATCCAAAAATCGCCCACGGTGGAAAGGGCTGCGCGGACTTCTTCATCACTGGCACCAGGTTTAGCCATGCGCACATTGTCAATCACAGTGCCACGAAAACAGTGCATTTCTTGGCTGACCATCGCGATGACACCGCGCAGCTGACCCGGGTCAATATCAGCAATATTTTTGTCATTTAGCGCCACGGTGCCGTCAGTTGGGGTCAACAGCCCGGATGCGATCAACGCCAGCGTGCTCTTGCCGGCACCTGTGGCACCAACAATGGCGATATGCTCACCCGGTGAAATATGCAGACTCACCTTATCGATGACGGGAAGCTCGTCGAAGGCGTGGGAGACATCGACAAGCGAAAGCGTTGCGTGCTGCGGTGCTGCAACCGTTCCGGGTGTGCGTGCCTGCGCTGTGTCGATGACCCCGACCATGCGGATCAGCGAGGCGGCTGCTGACTGAATATCGGCAAACATGCCCACCACAATGCCAATCGGACCGAAAAGCCGGTGAAAGATCAATGCCGCAGTGGAAACCGCACCGACTGTGACAAGATCTTGAGTGACCAGGTAAAAGCCCATGCCCAAAATAGCAATCAGCGTTATGCACTCCGCGCGGTTATTGCGGGAAAAGGCCCAGGTAACAAATCGGAATACCGCAATCGAAATATCCCGCGCCTTGCCTGAAGCCTGGTTGATGCGCGCAAGCTCCGCCGGTTCCGCGTGGTAGGCGCGCAAGGTTGAAGCACCTTCCACAGCACCCAGCAGGCGTTGCGTGCGAACACCAAAAGCTTCGCGCTCTTGGGTATACATAGGACCCGACCTGGGCAAGTAGACGCGCAAAGTTGTCCAGTACAAGGGGATAGCGATTAACCCGATCAGCCCTAAACGCCAATCCACCGCGGTCATGCCGACGGCAGAGACAATCACCGTGAAACCAGCTTGGATGACCATCGGCATAACGGAGCTCGCCGCCGTGGACACTTCCCGGGAGTCATCAGCAACACGTGAGACTAAGTCACCGCGACCGGCACGTTCTACGGTGTCTGAATCCAAGGTCAATGCCGCATCCAGTACCGATTCACGCAAGTTGGCGATGGCTGGTTCTAGAACCCGCGCCAGCAACACGTTGCCCCACCAAGTGCCCAATGCTGCGATGATGCCGCCGACCACGATAAGCAAGCAATACCCGAGTACTTGACGGAAATCCGGGGTGATGAGCAATTTGTCGACCACGACGCCGACTGCCCACGGGCCGATCAGCCCACAGATCGCAGTAACTAAGCCCAAAACCACTACGCCAAGCAGACGAAGCCGATAGGGTTTGAGCTGGTCAAACACGACCTTGAAAGCGTGCTTGGGGCGCGGTGAGGCTAAAATAGTACTCATTTACTTCACCTCGTCTGCTAGGTGCCGAAAAGCCGGTGAGGTGCTGAGCACCAGCGTGGACTTGCCCGCGCGATAGTTATAGATCCCCTGCGCGATACTAACTTCGGTGACTGAATCAACGGCACTGGTGGGATCGCTAAGCACTAGTACTTCCGGATCTGCATACAAGGCGCGCGCTAAAGCCAGCCTTTGGCGCTGACCGCCGGATAAATTGCTGCCCGAATCCCGCACGGGTGCATCCAGGCCCTCGGGGAGTGTTTCAACAATCTCTGCCACACCCGATGCTTCCAGCACCGCTGGGTCAATGACCGTGTTGGGTTCATGCGTCATGGTGATATTAGAGCGCAAGGTTCCCTCAACGATGTCGGCTGAGTGCGGTGCAATCAGTATCTGCTCGTGGTTTTCAGGCAAGGTGATAGCCGCTGGGTCCGCGACAGTGAACGCAGAATCAGCGATTTCTACGTTGTAAGTTTGACCATTCGAAGGTGGGGTAGTGCCCAAGAATTCGCTTACTCGTCCGGCTGCGCCATGCGCAACGGCGGCATCACTCATGGAGTTGCTCAATAGCCGGATCGGTTCTGAAAGGTACACGGCAATACCCACGATGGCCACGAGCTGACCTGGTTCCAAGTGACCGGAGGTGACTCGCCACGCTGACATCAATAACACCGCAGCTAGGTTCAAAGCCACGGCTAGCTCACCAATGCCAGCGACTTTTCCGGTGGCAGCAGCAGTGTTAATAGCCGCGCGCGCGGATTCTTGGGAGGCCCGGTGATAAGCGGAGCTTGCCCATTTCTCACCGCCGATAGCTTTAATGACGCGCAAGCCCAGCATCGTGTCACCGACTTGCGCCCCGGCGGCGGCAAGCGTGGCTTGTTGCTTCGCGCTGCGTTGGGAAATCCCCTTGCTGGTTGAGGCCACGATCAAAGAAATCACCGGCGCGATAATCATTACGATAAGCCCGACTAGCCAGTCGCTAAACAGCAAAAATATCGCACTTACGGCAAAGCCCGTAAGCGCGGAAACACCCGTTCCAATTTGGCCAAAGATGCGCGTGATGGAGTCAGCGTCCGCAGTAGAGCGCGACATCACTTCACCAGGCACAAGATCTTTAGTAGCCAGCTTCGTCAACGCATGCTCTGCAACTTCTACCCGCAAAGAATGCGATTCATGGTTGACTGCACGATTAAGCGCCCGGGAGCCAATGCGATAGGAACCGGAGAGAACCACGAATAATAGCGCGAAGCACACCAACGCGATCCCCATGAGCATGAGATCGCGCGACAACACTGCGTGATCGATGATCAGACCAATGGCGATAGGAACTAGAGCTTCACTAATTTGCCACAGACCTAAGAAAATAGCTCCCGCAACAGCGCGCTTCCATTGTCTTTTTACCGTGCGCTGCAATAGCGATGTTCCGCTGTGCGGCACCTTTTCCATAGCAACCTTTCTCTCCCGCAACAACGACATGGCTTATCGATGCCCGCAGAACCTACTGAATGCTATGAATCTACCTGAGATCAAACTTTAGTAGGCATAGGCGTTTGGAAAGAGAAGGAAGCTAAAGGGGCATTGCAGACGATCCCAGCCTTAATTCGCGGAGACGTTTACAGCCCAGCTGATGCCAAAGCGGTCACGGACGTGGCCATAGAGTTCGCCCCATGGCGCTAACTCCAGCGGCAAAACAACTTCGCCGCCAGTATCTAGGAACGCATCCCAATAGTGTCGGCCTTCTGCTTCATCCTCAGCAATGAGCAAAAGTGAATAAGGCGTGCCATCCAGCCCCGGAGCTGATTCATCCATGGCATCACCACCCGCGAGAGAGATGACATCGGAGACCAAGGTGGCATTGGCAACCGCATCCAGGTTTAGTTCAAAGGGAAATTCCGAGGCCATTTCCTCTGGGAATTGGCCATAGGTCACGATCTCGAGCTCACCACCGAAAATGGAGTGATAGTACTCAAATGCTTCCTTCGCAGTGCCGGGGAAGCTGATGTAGGTATAAGATTTCACGGACATGACGACCCTCCAATGGGGTAGTTGTGGCAACCCCATTCAAGGGCCGCTTAGCCTAAAGCGTACCTGCCCTAGCACCTGAGAAAAGGGCTCAGTGTGCTCAGCGTCATATTTTTCCGGTGAGTTCTACAATGGCAAATATGTCTCAAGCTAATCTCACTCATAAAGAAGCCCAGTTTCGAACCGATGCGCTCTCTTTAGATTCTTACCACCTGCATTTAGATCTGTCGCAAGCACGCGATCACGAGCGCACCACCTATCCGGTGAACACTCGAATCGTGTTCTCAACGACTGCACCGGAGATCTTCTTAGATTATCTAGGTGCGGAAATCTCTGATCTGACTGTCAACGGCAAGCCCGTTGATGTCGACTTCCACGATGGCAGAATTTACCTCCACGATCTGCCAACCGGGGAAGAAGTAACCGTTGAAATTAACAGTATCTCCAGCTATTCACGCAGCGGGCAAGGCTTACACCGCATGCTCGACACCGCGGACGGCAATACCTATCTCTATTCACACTTAGAACCTTCCGATGCCCGCCGGATCTTTCCATGTTTTGAACAGCCTGATTTAAAAGCGAAGTTTCACGTGAAACTTTCAGCACCCGCCGAATGGGAGATCCTGGCCAATCAGCCGGAGGCGTCCCGCGATACCAGTGGGAAAGTAGCAACCGTACAGTTCGCGCCAACTCCGTTGCTGTCTACTTATCTCACATCTTTTGCTGCGGGGCCTTATGCATCCAAGTCACAAACCTGGACCGCACCAGATGGTTCTCTAACGGTGGACTTACGAAGCTTAGCGCGGGCATCCATGGCCGACTACTTGGATGATGAGATCTTGGAACTGACCGCTAGGGGCATGGATTTCTTCCATGAGAACTTTGCCTATCCCTACCCTTGGGGCAAGTATGACTCTATCTTCGTGCCTGAATACAACCTAGGCGCGATGGAGAATCCAGGGCTTGTCACTTTTACTGAGTCTTATCTCTTTAGATCAGCGCCAACGCGCGCACAGCATGCTGCCCGCACCAACACGATCTTGCACGAAATGTCGCACATGTGGTTTGGCGATCTGGTTACTCCACAGTGGTGGGATGACCTGTGGTTGAAAGAATCTTTTGCTGAATACATGGGAGCAGACGCCTCCGTGCATGCCACTCAATATAAAGAGGCGTGGACGAATTTTGCTGGTAGTCGCAAGAATTGGGCATACCTCCAGGATCAGCTGCCCACCACGCACCCAATTAAGGCGGTGATCCCAGATGTGGATGCGGCACGCCAAAATTTTGACGGCATCACCTATGCCAAGGGTGCGGCAGCGCTGAAGCAGCTCGTGCACTATGTCGGCCGCGAAGAGTTTTATGCCGGCGCTCGGGACTATTTCCAGGCGCACGCTTTTGGCGCCGCAACCTTCGACGATCTATTAAACGCGCTGCGTAACCATACCGACCGCGATCTTGAAGCCTGGTCTAATGCATGGTTGAAGACCTCTGGGCCAGATACCCTTACTCCGGAAATTCGCATCCAAGGTGACAGCATTGAATCTTTAGAAATCCATGCGACAGCTGACGAGGAAGTTCGTCCACACCGTTTGAGCATTGCGCTTTTCGATGCCCACCTTCACCGCACTGACACCTTCGACGTCGATATCGCCGCTGGTAGCAGCACTACCGCGATCTCAGAGGCTAGAGGCAAGCCAGCCCCTAGCCTGGTTTTGCTCAATGATGGGGACCATACTTATGCGAAGGTGCGCTTTGATGACAACTCCTTAGAAACGGTGCGCACAAACCTTTCGCAGTTAACGGGAGGAGCCGAAGAAGAACTTTCACGCGCGGTTATCTGGACGGCTCTGTGGAATATGACCCGCGATGGGAAGTGGCCAGCTAAAGAATTTATCGCCACGGTCTTAGAGCATGCCCCGAAAGAAGACAGTGCCGATCTCATGGGCACCAACTTCGCCAATGCGCGCTATGCCGTTACGCATTTCCTGCCAGAAGAACAACGCGATGATGCACGTGCGGAGATCGCCCAGACTTCTTGGAACTTGCTGACCAGCGCCGATCCCGGATCCGATGCGCAATTGACGCTTGCCCGTTCTACCATCGCAACGCTTACCGCAACCCCTGAAGAATCGGGCACTGAGCGCCTGCAAGAGATCCTCAATGGCGCGGTTACGGGCCTTCAATTAAGCCCGGATCTGCGCTGGTCCATCATTCGCGGCCTCGCAGCACGCGATGCACTACCGCTAGAGCTCCTCGATCAGCAGCGTGCAGACGACAACACGCTTACAGGAGAAGCCGAATACCTAGGCGCGAAGCATTCATTCCCTACCGAGGAGAATAAGCGCTATATCTTCGATCAGCTGCTTATTCCGCAGGCGTATTCCAATGCGGAAGTACTGAAATTGCTTGGGGCATTTAACGCTCCACGCTCGGCATCGTTAAACGAAGTCTTTGCGCCAGAGTTCTTTGAAGTCCTATCTACTATCTGGGAAAAGCACCCCATCGAGATTGCCAACCACATTGTGCGCGGTTTGTACCCACAGCTAGAAATGGCTTTAGCGGCGACGGATGAGTTCTTAAGTGCTGACGCTGTCCCCGGTGCTTTACGTCGTGTACTGCTGGAATGCCAGGACACCGTGCGCCGCAACCTTCATGTGCAGAAAGTACAGAAGGGCCAGTAGTCGCAGACTGCGCAGGTCTAAGAAAGGTTGCGCGGTACAGCCCACTTCGGTGGGCTAAAAACCCTAGTTCTTTGTTGAAAGCCCCGTGATAATGGGTGAAGAAACACACCATGTAGTGGTGTTTAATATTTTCATCACAATATCTCGGGGGGATGTGCGATGGCTGCTGATGACAGTGAGCCCACGGACGAAGAACTGGTGGAAGCTTTCTTAAACGGGGACCACAAGGCTTTTTCCACCATCGTTGAACGTCACCGAGAACAACTCGTCTACGTCGCAAAGTCTTATACCAAGACGGAGACAGATGCCCAGGACATCGTGCAGGAGACATTCTTTAAAGCCAGCAATAAACTGCACACCTTCCGGGCTGAGGCCAAGCTTTCGACATGGCTAAACCGGCTGGTGCGAAATTCGGGCTATGACTATGTGCATCACCGTTCCAATGTCCAGCACCATTCTTTCGATGGGGAAGTAGACGCTGATCGAAATAGCTGGCTTTCCCACGAGCCCCTGATGGGCATCGACACACGCTTAGATATCCAAGAAGCTTTACAAAATCTGCAACCTGAGCAAAGGGAAGT
Protein-coding regions in this window:
- the pepN gene encoding aminopeptidase N, encoding MSQANLTHKEAQFRTDALSLDSYHLHLDLSQARDHERTTYPVNTRIVFSTTAPEIFLDYLGAEISDLTVNGKPVDVDFHDGRIYLHDLPTGEEVTVEINSISSYSRSGQGLHRMLDTADGNTYLYSHLEPSDARRIFPCFEQPDLKAKFHVKLSAPAEWEILANQPEASRDTSGKVATVQFAPTPLLSTYLTSFAAGPYASKSQTWTAPDGSLTVDLRSLARASMADYLDDEILELTARGMDFFHENFAYPYPWGKYDSIFVPEYNLGAMENPGLVTFTESYLFRSAPTRAQHAARTNTILHEMSHMWFGDLVTPQWWDDLWLKESFAEYMGADASVHATQYKEAWTNFAGSRKNWAYLQDQLPTTHPIKAVIPDVDAARQNFDGITYAKGAAALKQLVHYVGREEFYAGARDYFQAHAFGAATFDDLLNALRNHTDRDLEAWSNAWLKTSGPDTLTPEIRIQGDSIESLEIHATADEEVRPHRLSIALFDAHLHRTDTFDVDIAAGSSTTAISEARGKPAPSLVLLNDGDHTYAKVRFDDNSLETVRTNLSQLTGGAEEELSRAVIWTALWNMTRDGKWPAKEFIATVLEHAPKEDSADLMGTNFANARYAVTHFLPEEQRDDARAEIAQTSWNLLTSADPGSDAQLTLARSTIATLTATPEESGTERLQEILNGAVTGLQLSPDLRWSIIRGLAARDALPLELLDQQRADDNTLTGEAEYLGAKHSFPTEENKRYIFDQLLIPQAYSNAEVLKLLGAFNAPRSASLNEVFAPEFFEVLSTIWEKHPIEIANHIVRGLYPQLEMALAATDEFLSADAVPGALRRVLLECQDTVRRNLHVQKVQKGQ
- a CDS encoding ABC transporter transmembrane domain-containing protein, giving the protein MEKVPHSGTSLLQRTVKRQWKRAVAGAIFLGLWQISEALVPIAIGLIIDHAVLSRDLMLMGIALVCFALLFVVLSGSYRIGSRALNRAVNHESHSLRVEVAEHALTKLATKDLVPGEVMSRSTADADSITRIFGQIGTGVSALTGFAVSAIFLLFSDWLVGLIVMIIAPVISLIVASTSKGISQRSAKQQATLAAAGAQVGDTMLGLRVIKAIGGEKWASSAYHRASQESARAAINTAAATGKVAGIGELAVALNLAAVLLMSAWRVTSGHLEPGQLVAIVGIAVYLSEPIRLLSNSMSDAAVAHGAAGRVSEFLGTTPPSNGQTYNVEIADSAFTVADPAAITLPENHEQILIAPHSADIVEGTLRSNITMTHEPNTVIDPAVLEASGVAEIVETLPEGLDAPVRDSGSNLSGGQRQRLALARALYADPEVLVLSDPTSAVDSVTEVSIAQGIYNYRAGKSTLVLSTSPAFRHLADEVK
- a CDS encoding ABC transporter ATP-binding protein, with translation MSTILASPRPKHAFKVVFDQLKPYRLRLLGVVVLGLVTAICGLIGPWAVGVVVDKLLITPDFRQVLGYCLLIVVGGIIAALGTWWGNVLLARVLEPAIANLRESVLDAALTLDSDTVERAGRGDLVSRVADDSREVSTAASSVMPMVIQAGFTVIVSAVGMTAVDWRLGLIGLIAIPLYWTTLRVYLPRSGPMYTQEREAFGVRTQRLLGAVEGASTLRAYHAEPAELARINQASGKARDISIAVFRFVTWAFSRNNRAECITLIAILGMGFYLVTQDLVTVGAVSTAALIFHRLFGPIGIVVGMFADIQSAAASLIRMVGVIDTAQARTPGTVAAPQHATLSLVDVSHAFDELPVIDKVSLHISPGEHIAIVGATGAGKSTLALIASGLLTPTDGTVALNDKNIADIDPGQLRGVIAMVSQEMHCFRGTVIDNVRMAKPGASDEEVRAALSTVGDFWIDRLPQGLETVIGDGGFRLSAVESQMLALARVELANPELVILDEATAEAGSDQAQRLEEAARVVVKDRGCLTVAHRLDQAADADRIIVMEAGSIKESGTHEQLRTLGGEYENLWQAWSV
- a CDS encoding VOC family protein, whose amino-acid sequence is MSVKSYTYISFPGTAKEAFEYYHSIFGGELEIVTYGQFPEEMASEFPFELNLDAVANATLVSDVISLAGGDAMDESAPGLDGTPYSLLLIAEDEAEGRHYWDAFLDTGGEVVLPLELAPWGELYGHVRDRFGISWAVNVSAN
- a CDS encoding RNA polymerase sigma factor produces the protein MAADDSEPTDEELVEAFLNGDHKAFSTIVERHREQLVYVAKSYTKTETDAQDIVQETFFKASNKLHTFRAEAKLSTWLNRLVRNSGYDYVHHRSNVQHHSFDGEVDADRNSWLSHEPLMGIDTRLDIQEALQNLQPEQREVWMLTEIGGYSLKDVAGLQGVAEGTVKSRRSRAKSALRLAIG